The region GAGCGTCTACACCGGGATTTACTGGTACGGGATGGCCACGTACGAGGACCGCAGCCTGTCACTCGCTGGCGCTCTCCAGACAGTTGTCCAGTCGTTGACGACGACCGGATACGGTCAGGACGCACCGTGGGAGACGACGGTCATGAATCTGTTTACGATTCTAATGCAGTTCACCGGCATTCTGCTCCTTTTTCTTCTCCTCCCGCTGTTCGTCGTCCCCTGGTTCAGACAGTTTATCAAACGTCGGCGGATCGATACGGTGGAACCGCTCGAAGATCACGTCGTTATCTCCGGCCACACACCGCTCGTCCACACGTTCATTATCGAGATCGAATCACACGGCCATCAACATCCCTACGTAATCATTGAAGCGGACCGCGATCGTGCCGCAGAACTCCGCGACATCGGACACACCGTGTTACACGGCGATCCGGAAGCCGAATCGGACCTTCGGAAAGCATCTATCGAGGAGGCACAGGCAGCGGTCGTCGCTGGCGACGATCAATTGACACTGAACGCTGCACTCGCCGTCCGCGACGTGGCTCCAACAGTCCCGATAACCGCAACACTGGAGGACGCGACATTCCGGGAGTATCTTCACTCAGCGGGCGTCGAATACGTCCTCCAACCACGACACGTCATCGGGCAAGCGCTCGCCTCACGCTATGCGATGAGGACGGGAACGCCG is a window of Natronorubrum sediminis DNA encoding:
- a CDS encoding potassium channel family protein — protein: MSLDRWPTEIVRRITKLSIGQRVALYVVIVAGIVSVYTGIYWYGMATYEDRSLSLAGALQTVVQSLTTTGYGQDAPWETTVMNLFTILMQFTGILLLFLLLPLFVVPWFRQFIKRRRIDTVEPLEDHVVISGHTPLVHTFIIEIESHGHQHPYVIIEADRDRAAELRDIGHTVLHGDPEAESDLRKASIEEAQAAVVAGDDQLTLNAALAVRDVAPTVPITATLEDATFREYLHSAGVEYVLQPRHVIGQALASRYAMRTGTPSDRIVILGHGTVGSTVRSALETWGATPSVVDIEAGEHVDIVGDATEKKTLQDAEIEKADAVIISLPEDRQAVLSTLLARDSHSTTNIFVRVTESEAVERVKRAGADYVLELPDIAGRLLAAAVLDEPISATEDDILITRMTDPTGELSAIENDRVVGVTRNNELHLAPEPDFELQQDDLLIYVRE